CCGGCTGGGCGGGCGGGCGACCACTGGTTGGCAGTTCAGGTGTCGCTGGATGTCTCTCGACAATCCGTTGGCGGTTTCGTACCGGCGCGCGCGGTCTTTCTCGAGGCACTTCATCACGATCCAATCCAAATCGGTCGAGAACGATTTGGGTCGCGCGTTGAGAATGGGTCCGCGAGGCGAGGCGCGCGCGGGGTCCGGCTGAGTCGGCAGTTGCCCTAAAGTCTCGAGGACCTTCGATGGACGAAGCGGTTCCTTCTCGCGGATGGTGCGCCGCATTTCATCCAGGCCGGCTGCCAGCAGCGTTTTGGTGTCGAACGGGGTTATGCCGGTAAGCAACTCGTAGAGCAGCACCCCCAGGCTGTAGATGTCGCTGCGCGTGTCGATGTCCAGGTCCGTCAGGGCGGCCTGCTCCGGGCTCATGTAAGCCGGCGTGCCGACGAATTGTTCAAACGCCGTGAACAAGGTGTGGTCGGTGAGGCGGCCAGCGGTGGCTTTGGCGATGCCGAAGTCGATTACTTTGGGCACGGGCTCCTCATCATGGAGGGTAACGAGGATATTCGAGGGTTTGATGTCGCGGTGAATGATACCCTTTTGGTGCGCGTGCTGAATGGCGTGGCAAATCTGAATGAACAACTGGAGCCGTTGGGTGGTGTCGAGCTGGTGCTGGTCGCAGTAATCGGTGATGCGGATGCCGCGGACCAGTTCCATCACGAAGTAAGGGCGGCCAGTGCCGGTGGCGCCGGCTTCGAGCACCTTGGCGATGTTGGGATGGTCCATCAGCGCCAGGGCCTGCCTTTCGGCTTCGAACCGGGCAATGACTTGCCTGGTATCCATGCCCAGCTTGATGACCTTCAGGGCGACACGCCGGCGCACCGGCTGCTCCTGCTCGGCCATATAGACCACCCCGCAGCCGCCTTCGCCAATTTTTTGCAGCAGCTTGTAGTTGCCTATAATCCGGTGCACAGCCGGGTCTGGACCCACGCCAAGCCCGGCCCTCTGGAAGGGCTCCTCAGTGGACAACATCTCCGCGGGAGCCAATTCATCGGGCACCAGGCCCAGTTGCAGCAGGCAGGCGAGGCAATGGCCACCGGTGGCATTGGCAGCCAACTCCGCCCCACAACCAGAGCATTTTAATCTTTGCCCTTCGGCCATCACTTAATGCGCCTTCACACTTGTTTCACAAGGAATCCGGCGAAGATGTTACAGAAATGTAAGACAGGCTCTCAGGCCGAGATGGAGGCAAAGAGATGCCGGATTTCATCGTCCACCTCAGCGGGATTGGCAACCGTCTGGGCGATTTCCTCGCGCAACAATTCGCCAAAGCGCCGGCGCAGGCGGTGTAGGGCGACCCGCACGGCTCCCTCGCTCAGGTCCAAAGCGGCGGCCCAATGTGCATAGCCGCCCGGCGCGGCTTCCTGCGTCAAGCCGGGCTCGAGTTGCGCCAGTAATTCCGATTTGCCTCCAGCGTGATATTCTTCTCGAAGGCGAGCCAGCACGCCATCGACCAGCGCGGCTGCCCAGTGGCGATCGAATAGCTTTTCCGGCGAACCCGGCTCAACGGGCTCAAGCCTGTAAAGGTCCTCCGCTGCCGCATGGTCGAGCGAAAGGACTTGGCGTCCGCCGCCGCGTTTGGCGGCGTGCCGTTTGTCCCATTCGTTGTTCAAGAAGTTGGTTAAAGAGGCCAGCAAAAAGGTGCGAAACTTGCCCTTCTGCCGGTCCACTTTTTTCAAGGTTTCCATTGCGATGAGATGAGCAAAGAAACCTTGGGTGAGGTCTTCGGCCTCCTGGC
This Verrucomicrobiia bacterium DNA region includes the following protein-coding sequences:
- a CDS encoding sigma factor, with protein sequence MEPPANRSRPTESACFGQEKAAAFSTTHWSVVLTAGHDELAGAAAALEELCRKYWYPIYSFIRRRGFDRQEAEDLTQGFFAHLIAMETLKKVDRQKGKFRTFLLASLTNFLNNEWDKRHAAKRGGGRQVLSLDHAAAEDLYRLEPVEPGSPEKLFDRHWAAALVDGVLARLREEYHAGGKSELLAQLEPGLTQEAAPGGYAHWAAALDLSEGAVRVALHRLRRRFGELLREEIAQTVANPAEVDDEIRHLFASISA